The genomic DNA TAGCTATCATCTCGTGGAAGCGCCTCTCATTCGAGTTGGACGGAAGCTTTCGGATTGACGGCATGAAGCAGTCACTTGGGTAGACGCCGTGGGATGACGGGACGACATTTGTCCCCAACGGCACCTCCACTCGGGATGGCGGATCTCTGGGGCGGGGTCTGCGGCCTGCTCAGGGGAAAAGAGACGGCACGTGTGGTCGAGGCGGAATTTGGGGCGGCTCTAGATTCGACGCACGCGTTCTTGACTTCGTCGGGCAAGGCGGCCCTGATCACTGCCCTGCGAGCGCTGTCACGAATCGCGCCGGAACGCCGCCAGGTCGTCGTCCCCGCCTACACATGTTTCTCCCTCCCCGCGGCAGTCGCCAGAGCGGGGATGATCGCCGTGCCGGTCGACGTCGATCCCTCAACGCTGGACCTGGACCAAGAGGCTCTCAGGCGCGCAGTCAGCCCTGCGACGCTCTGCGTCATCCAAGTCCATCTCTTCGGGAGACCGGCGGACACTGCGGCGATAGGGGAGGTGTGCAGGGAACAGGAAGTCTTCCACATCGAGGACGCTGCGCAGGCGCTCGGCACTACGCATGATGGGAAGATGCTCGGGACGAGGGGCGACATCGGGATCTTCAGTTTCGGGCGAGGGAAGACGGTCACGTGCGGTGCCGGGGGGGCGGTGGTTACGCAGTCGGGGCGCGTCGGCGCGCTCCTTCGCGACGAGGTTGTACATCTCAGAGCCCCGGCATGGCACCACGAGACCGCAGCGCTTGTCTCCGTCGGCCTGATGGCGCTCTTCATCCGGCCGGCGCTCTACTGGTTTCCAGCAAGCCTGCCGTTCCTCGGGCTGGGTGAGACGGTATACGACACCGAGTTTCCAATCGCCAGGCTCTCGGGAATGCGTGCCGGTCTTCTGGGGCGCTGGCGGCGGAACCTCGAGCGGGGGAACGCTGCGCGGCAGGAGAACGTGGCGTGGTACTCCCAGCGGGTTCGCTGCGCCGTAGCCAGCGGCGACGACGCACCGCTGCTGCGATTTCCCGTGCTCCTCGCGACCGCGGGGCAGAAGGATCGTGCCCTGGATGCGTCTCGGAGGATGGGGCTGGGAATCAGCGGGATGTACCCCGCGGCGATTGACGAATTGTCGCAGGTGCGGGCCGCGCTGGGCCGGCGTGTCGAATGCGCGCAGGCGCGGGATATTGCACGTCGACTCGTGACGCTGCCGACGCATCAGCATGTCCGGCCGAAGGACCGCGAGCGCATCGTGGGGGCGCTGTGCTCCTGACGATCGCGTTCTGGTCTGCTGCAGCCTTTGTCCTGTACGCCTACGCGGGGTATCCGTTGGCGTTGTGGCTCATCGGGTTGTGCCGGACGCGGTCCGAGCGGCGAGAGTTCCAGTCCGAGGCGTTCTGCCCGACGGTGACGTTCGTCATCGCGGCACACAACGAGGAGCGGCGTCTCCCGGAGAAGCTGCAAAACACGCTGACTTTGGAGTACCCGCGCTCACGCTTGCAGGTGATCGTGGCCTCGGACTGCTCCACGGACGCCACCGACGAGATCGCGAGATCCTACTCCTCGGACGGCGTCACGCTTGTCCGGGCGACAGAGCGCAAGGGGAAGGAAAATGCGCAACGGCTGGCGGTCGAGGCGGCAACAGGTGAGGTGATCGTGTTCTCCGATGTGGCTACGATACTGCAGCCGGACGGTGTCCAGCGGATTGTTCGGGGGTTCGCTGACCCAACGGTCGGCTGTGTCAGCAGCGTGGACCGGTTCATCGAGGCCGACGGCAAAGTCAGCGGCGAGGGTGCCTATGTGCGGTACGAGATGCTCCTGCGCCGGCTCGAAACCCGCGCCAATACCCTTGTCGGCCTGAGCGGATCGTTCTTTGCGGCTCGGCGGGCTGTTTGCACGCCGTGGGCCACGGACCTGCCGAGTGACTTCAATACGGTGCTCAATTCCGTTCGCCATGGTCTGAGAGGAATTTCCGACCCGGAGAGCGTGGGGTACTACCGAAACATCGCGGATGAGAAGAAGGAGTACAGTCGAAAGGTGAGGACCGTTCTGAGGGGCATCTCGACGCTCATGAGAAGCCTCTCTCTCCTCAACCCGTGGACGTATGGGCTTTTCTCGTGGCAGCTCTTCAGCCACAAGCTGTGCCGATGGCTGGTGCCGTTCGCGTTGCTGCTGGCACTCGTGTCAAACTCAGTTCTCGCGGCAAAGAATCCTCTGTATCTTGCGACATTGAGCGTTCAGGCGGTGTTCTACGCGGCGGGAGTGGTCGGAATTGCCGCGCCAATGGTGGCACGCGCAGCCCTCGTCAAGATTCCGGCCTTCTTTCTCATCGTCAACATGTCGATCGTGTCCGCCTGGTGGCGATACGCGAAAGGCGAACGTCGTACTCTCTGGACTCCGTCCCAGCGTTGAGATCGGCGCAAGGTAGGCGTGTGAAGCTGCTTCTGCGTAGAGGAGTGGCGGGGCTTCTCCACGCGTCCGGGGCGCCGCTCAAGAGACTGCGCGGGAAGGTGTGCATTCTGGCCTACCATCGTGTGCTGAAGGACGGCCAGCTTCGGCCGCGTGCACTGCAGCCGGGCATGTACGTTCTGGAGGAAAGCTTTGACCGGCAGATGCGGTTCCTCTCCAAACACTGTGACGTGATCTCGTTTCCAGACCTGCTTGGACTCTGGGGGGAGCGCAGGTGGGATGGCAATGGACGGTACTGCGTGATCACGTTCGACGACGGTTGGGTCGACAACTATCTCAACGCCTTGCCGATACTTGCAGACCATCGGTTGCCGGCAACCGTCTTCCTGACCACCTCGCTGATCGGCACCAACCGCTGGTTCTGGCCGCAAAGACTCGGGCGGCTGCGCGAGCATTGTCTGGCCCAGGGTGTGAAGACTCAGTCGGGCGGTGGCCGAGAATCGATCGAGGACAGGGTCCTGTCGGAGATGAGCATCCTGCTCAACTACCAAGGCGCCGGCGACGCGGAGATGCTGGATCGTGCAGTGGAGAGCCTGAAGGATTGTCCCGAGCGCGTAATCGAGCAGGTACTCGGAGAGCTTGAGGAAAGAGCCGGAATGGCGGGAACTGACGAAAGGGCACTGCTGAATTGGGATGAAGTCCGCGAAATGTCCGAGAAGGGAATGAGCTTCGGCTCCCACGGCAGTTCGCACCGAATATTCACGCGACTCACCGTGCAGGAGATGGAGAATGAACTGGTCGAGTCATGGGAAAGCCTCCAGAGCCCTGGAGTCGCAGCGGTGCCCGTCCTCGCGTATCCCAATGGCGACTGGAATCAGAAAGTTGAGGACATGGCAGCCGAAGCCGGATATCGGGCGGCCGTCACTACGAGATTCGGACTTGAAGGATCAGCACCGAAGGACCTCTTCGCCCTGCGAAGGGTGTGTATTCACGACGACATAACTTCCACCGTCCCGACGTTCGCGATGCGGATCTCCGGTTTGCTCTGCAAGCAGACCGCCGAGCCATAGACAGTGCCGCTCTCGGTCCTTCAAGTATTTTCTGGTGATCTATGGGCCGGCGCCGAGGTGATGGTGTTCCACCTCATCGACCGCCTGGCGGCAGACCCCAATGCGCGCGTCACGGCCCTCGCCCAAAACGAAGGCGTTCTCGCGGCGAAGCTCAGAGAACGTGGCATTCAGGTGGTCGTTGTTCCGGAAGCCTCCACGTCTTTCGTGGGGGCTGTGCGGAAGGCCTTTTCGGCAATCCGTTCCCAACATTTCGATGTGGTGCACACGCATCGCTACAAAGAGAACCTCCTGGGCTTCTGTCTGAGCAAGTTGCTTCACGTCAAAGTCCTCGTCGCCACCATGCACGGGATGCCCGAGTCCCCGATTGCGCAGCGCGGACGCCCCCGGGGTCTCGGGGTGACCGCGAAAGGAAACCATCTGCTCCTGCGCCATGCCTTCAGCAAGGTCGTCGTGGTCTCCGACGATATGCGCAAGGTTCTTGTCGATCGCCACGGTTTCGCCTCGACGGATCTCGAGGTGATCCACAATGGCATCACCGTTCCCGCTGCAGTCGAGTCGGCTGAGAAGCGCGAGGCCGGACCGCTCCGGATCGGTACTGTCGGACGGTTTGTCCCGGTCAAGGACTACGCGCTGTTTCTCGAAGTTGCGGCGGCGATCGCGCGCGAGGCGCCCGATGTCCGCTTTTCGCTGCTCGGCGATGGACCGCTCAAGGAGGATCTGCGGCGCAAAGCCGAGAATCTCGGCATCGGCGAACTCGTCGAGTTCCGGGAGCCGGTCCCTGATCCAATGTCGTATTACGGATCGCTGGACCTCTATCTGAGCACGTCGGTTCACGAGGGCATACCGCTCAGCATCCTGGAGGCGATGGCGTGCGGAAGGCCCGTGGTGGCGCCGAGAGTCGGCGGTATCCCCGAAATTGTATCGAGCGATGCGGAGGGCTGCCTCGTGGACTCGCGGCGACCGGAAGACTTCGCCCGCGTGTGTCTGCAGCTCCTGGGCGACCGGCGACGAAGTATCGCAATGGGCCGCGCGGCGCGCGAGCGCGTACAATCTGCGTTCAGCGACAGGGCGATGGCCGATGCGTATCGGGATCTGTATCGCGGTCTGTTGACGGGGGAGGTGCGATGAAGCGGCTCGGAGCGCTGGCAGCGGTCGCCGTGATCGCCGCCTGCGGTGTACAAGGGGCCAGGGAGGTCAAGAGCGTGGCGTTGCCCTCGATGAAGGACGTATCTCCTGCGGCATGGGAGCGGCTGGCCGAGAGCAGGATCTACTTCGGGCATCAGTCCGTCGGTGACAATATCTTGAAGGGTGTCGCCGCCATCCTGCAGGGCGAGTCGGGCATCCGGCTTGCCGTGGTCAAGGGTGACACGGCGGCGGCGCTTGACCGGCCCGCACTCGTCCAATCAGCCATCGGCGTGAATGGCGAGCCCGACTCAAAGACGAAAGCATTTGACTCGATCGTGCGGTCCGGCGTAGGTGGCCGGGCCGACATCGCCTTCTTCAAGTTCTGCTTCTGGGATATCCGGGCTTCAACCGATGTCGCCGCCGTCTTCCGGCTCTACAAGCAAGTGCACGAGGCTCTTCGCAGGGACTATCCGGCGACCACGTTCGTTCACGTGACGGTGCCTCTGAGTGTGCACCGCGACGGGATTCGTCAACGGCTGAAGGCGCTGCTCGGCGAGGTGGATGCCTGGGACCTGGACAATGCAAAGCGGTCCGAGTTGAACGACCTCATCGTTCGTGAGTATGAGGGCAAGGAACCGGTCTTCGATGTGGCGCTTGCGGAGTCGACCCTCCCCGGAGGGGTACGGAGCACCTTTGCGATGGGGGGCAAGGCGGTGCCGTGCCTCGCCGCCGAGTACAGCCGCGACGGCGCGCATCTCAACGACCGGGGTGCCAGGTGGGTTGCAGAGCAGTTCCTGATCACGCTGGCACGGGTCGCCGAGGGGCGTGGAGGTCGGTGACGACAACGAAAGCGACTGAGGAGCCCGTCTTCATCCCCCACAAGGGCACGCAGCTCTTCGCGGTGCTCCACGCGCCGGAGCCGGCGAAGCGGCGGGACGTCGGCATCGTCTTCTGCGATCCGTTTGCCGAGGAGAAACTGTGGGCGCAGCGGCTGCTCGTCAACTTCGCGCGGACGCTTGCCCGGGAAGGTTTCTGGGTCCTGCGGTTCGACTGTCGCGGGCACGGCGACAGCGGCGGGGAGTTCGAGGAATCCACCGTCGGGACCAGGCTGTCTGACATCGCCAGAGCGACGGCATTCCTGAAGGAGCGCATGGGCCGTGGCGCGGTCGGCGTGTTCGGGCTGCGCTTCGGCGGCACGCTGGCTGCCCTCGCGGCCGGCGCGGGGCGCGGCATCGCGTTCGCGGTGCTCTGGCAGCCGGTCATGAGGGGCGAGGCGTACTTCCAGGAGTGCCTGAGATCCAATCTCGCGACGCAGATGGCGATCTACAAGAAGATCGTCCGGACCCGGGAAGACCTGGTCCGGCGACTCGGCGAAGGCAAGCCGGTCAACGTCGATGGATACCTCGTGTCGCCGGACTTCCATCGCGAGGCGTCCGCAATCGATCTGCAGCAGGAAGCGGCGAAGCTCAGGATTCCGTTGCTCCTCGTGCAGGTGTCCAAGGCGGAGGGCGCCAATCCCGAGAAGGGATACGCGGACTTCATCAACACGCTGCACGGCAACGGCGTTCCGGCGGCGTGTGTCGTCGTCCGCGGCGAACCGTTCTGGAAGGAAACGCGCTGGTACATCCAGGCCGTGGAGCCGCTGTTTGCGGAAACGTTGCGCTGGGTGAAGACGGCGGCGCAAGAAGGGGAGGGTCGCGGTGGAGCGCCCGATATCCTTCCTTAACAGGGACGGCCAGAGGCTGTTCGGGATCCTGCATGCCCCGGACGCGCCTTTGGCGCACGCCAAGGTGGCGGTGAACCTGCTCAATGCCGGCCTCAAGGGGAGGGTTGCGCCCAACCGGATCAGTGTCAGGATCGCCCGGGCACTCTGTGCACGGGGCTTTCCGGTCCTGCGGTTCGACGCCCACGGCGTCGGGGACAGCGAGGGAGAGCTGACCGGCGTGAACGAGCTGAACATGGACGTCTGGGGGATGATCCAGCGGGGCGCCCTCGTCGCCGACACGCTCGCTGCAAACGACGTGCTTGCGAGAGAGACGGGGAAAGACCGGATTGTCGTCTTCGGGCAGTGCGGCGGAGCCGTCACGGCCGCCCTGGCGGCGGCGGCCGACGGGCGAGTCCGCGCCGCCGTGCTCGTGGACCTTCCCGTCCGTCTCGTGTCGTCGAGCATCGACATGACCGATCTCTGGATGGACATCCATCCGCCGGGAGAGATGGTGAAGGAGTACCTCCGGAAGGCGGCGGACCCGCGCGCGTGGATGAAGTTGCTGCGGCTGCAGTCGAACTTCACCGGACTGCGGAAGGTGGTCTTCCGCGGTTTGGGTGCCGGGAGAAGAAAGGGCCTTCGGGGGGGTGCCGCGGGCCACCCGGTTTCCGACCGGTTCCTGTGGTCGCTGAAGGACGCCTGCGATTCCTTTCTCGCCCGCAAGGGGCTTCTCTCGTTCGTCTTTGCCGAGAACGACTTCTCGGTCAAGGAGTTCAGACAGGATCTCCTGCCGTTCCTGGACGGCGGGGGCAGGGGGCTGCCTCGCGGCGTGAGCCTGCACGTGATCAAGGACGCGAACCACATCTACACCGAAGAGGCCTGGCAGGCCGAGCTGTTCGGCCGGATCAACGCCTTCTTCGACGCGCCGGGAATCGGACAGTGAGGGGTCGATGACCGAGACCGTACTGCCGCGCCTGGCGGCCCTGCTGCTGCTGGCCCTCTGCGGTACGGTGCTGCTCAAGGAATCCCGGCTCGGCCGTGTGGCGCTCGCCAGCGGCCTGTTGCTGCTCGCGCTCGTTGAACTCTTCGACAGCCAGGCGCTCCGGGACGCGGAGCATCTGCTCGACTACAAGCGGTTCGTCCTCGTCTGCAAGTCGCTGATACCCATCGCCTTCCTGCTGTACGGCATGTCGTTCACGAAGCGGGCGGGCGGTTCGCGGGCCGCCGCCGCCGCGCCGCTGCTCGTCATCGCCGCGATCATGTGTGGCGGGGCGCTTCTCCTGCCGATCGAACAGTTCTACGCCGGCTACGACTTCTCGCACGGCAGGCTCCTGGTTCTCGGGAGCATCGGCTACTGGTTCTACCTGGGGCTCATGATCTTCTGCATTGCCGCGCTGGTGAACGTGGAACTGGTCTTCGGGGGCGTCAGGGGCGCGGACCGGGGGCGCCTGAGGTACGAGTTTCTCGGCGTCGGGGCGATCCTGGCGGTGATGATCTTCTACTTCAGCCAGGGGTTGCTGTATCGAGCCGTGAACATGGACCTCCTCCCCGCGCGGTCGGTGGTGCTGGCGGTCGCGGCGCTGCTGATCGGGTACTCCCGCCTCTACCAGGGGAGGACGGCGAGCTTGGCGGTGTCGCGCCAGGCCCTCTACCGGTCCGTCACGCTCGTCGCGGTCGGCCTGTACCTGCTTGCGCTCGGCGTGTTCGGCGTCGGGATGAAGCGGCTGGACCTGTCGGTAACGCCCGACGTCTCGGTCCTGGTCGCCGTGCTCAGCGGGCTCTTGTTCCTGGCGCTGCTGCTGTCGGAGGAGATCCGCCGGCGCGCCAAGCTGCTGCTGGCCAGGCATTTCTATGCGCAGAAGCACGACTATCGCGAGGAGTGGCTCGGCTTTTCGAACGCCCTCGCCGG from bacterium includes the following:
- a CDS encoding glycosyltransferase family 2 protein, translated to MLLTIAFWSAAAFVLYAYAGYPLALWLIGLCRTRSERREFQSEAFCPTVTFVIAAHNEERRLPEKLQNTLTLEYPRSRLQVIVASDCSTDATDEIARSYSSDGVTLVRATERKGKENAQRLAVEAATGEVIVFSDVATILQPDGVQRIVRGFADPTVGCVSSVDRFIEADGKVSGEGAYVRYEMLLRRLETRANTLVGLSGSFFAARRAVCTPWATDLPSDFNTVLNSVRHGLRGISDPESVGYYRNIADEKKEYSRKVRTVLRGISTLMRSLSLLNPWTYGLFSWQLFSHKLCRWLVPFALLLALVSNSVLAAKNPLYLATLSVQAVFYAAGVVGIAAPMVARAALVKIPAFFLIVNMSIVSAWWRYAKGERRTLWTPSQR
- a CDS encoding alpha/beta fold hydrolase; translated protein: MERPISFLNRDGQRLFGILHAPDAPLAHAKVAVNLLNAGLKGRVAPNRISVRIARALCARGFPVLRFDAHGVGDSEGELTGVNELNMDVWGMIQRGALVADTLAANDVLARETGKDRIVVFGQCGGAVTAALAAAADGRVRAAVLVDLPVRLVSSSIDMTDLWMDIHPPGEMVKEYLRKAADPRAWMKLLRLQSNFTGLRKVVFRGLGAGRRKGLRGGAAGHPVSDRFLWSLKDACDSFLARKGLLSFVFAENDFSVKEFRQDLLPFLDGGGRGLPRGVSLHVIKDANHIYTEEAWQAELFGRINAFFDAPGIGQ
- a CDS encoding DegT/DnrJ/EryC1/StrS family aminotransferase — its product is MVEAEFGAALDSTHAFLTSSGKAALITALRALSRIAPERRQVVVPAYTCFSLPAAVARAGMIAVPVDVDPSTLDLDQEALRRAVSPATLCVIQVHLFGRPADTAAIGEVCREQEVFHIEDAAQALGTTHDGKMLGTRGDIGIFSFGRGKTVTCGAGGAVVTQSGRVGALLRDEVVHLRAPAWHHETAALVSVGLMALFIRPALYWFPASLPFLGLGETVYDTEFPIARLSGMRAGLLGRWRRNLERGNAARQENVAWYSQRVRCAVASGDDAPLLRFPVLLATAGQKDRALDASRRMGLGISGMYPAAIDELSQVRAALGRRVECAQARDIARRLVTLPTHQHVRPKDRERIVGALCS
- a CDS encoding polysaccharide deacetylase family protein yields the protein MKLLLRRGVAGLLHASGAPLKRLRGKVCILAYHRVLKDGQLRPRALQPGMYVLEESFDRQMRFLSKHCDVISFPDLLGLWGERRWDGNGRYCVITFDDGWVDNYLNALPILADHRLPATVFLTTSLIGTNRWFWPQRLGRLREHCLAQGVKTQSGGGRESIEDRVLSEMSILLNYQGAGDAEMLDRAVESLKDCPERVIEQVLGELEERAGMAGTDERALLNWDEVREMSEKGMSFGSHGSSHRIFTRLTVQEMENELVESWESLQSPGVAAVPVLAYPNGDWNQKVEDMAAEAGYRAAVTTRFGLEGSAPKDLFALRRVCIHDDITSTVPTFAMRISGLLCKQTAEP
- a CDS encoding alpha/beta hydrolase → MTTTKATEEPVFIPHKGTQLFAVLHAPEPAKRRDVGIVFCDPFAEEKLWAQRLLVNFARTLAREGFWVLRFDCRGHGDSGGEFEESTVGTRLSDIARATAFLKERMGRGAVGVFGLRFGGTLAALAAGAGRGIAFAVLWQPVMRGEAYFQECLRSNLATQMAIYKKIVRTREDLVRRLGEGKPVNVDGYLVSPDFHREASAIDLQQEAAKLRIPLLLVQVSKAEGANPEKGYADFINTLHGNGVPAACVVVRGEPFWKETRWYIQAVEPLFAETLRWVKTAAQEGEGRGGAPDILP
- a CDS encoding glycosyltransferase, which encodes MPLSVLQVFSGDLWAGAEVMVFHLIDRLAADPNARVTALAQNEGVLAAKLRERGIQVVVVPEASTSFVGAVRKAFSAIRSQHFDVVHTHRYKENLLGFCLSKLLHVKVLVATMHGMPESPIAQRGRPRGLGVTAKGNHLLLRHAFSKVVVVSDDMRKVLVDRHGFASTDLEVIHNGITVPAAVESAEKREAGPLRIGTVGRFVPVKDYALFLEVAAAIAREAPDVRFSLLGDGPLKEDLRRKAENLGIGELVEFREPVPDPMSYYGSLDLYLSTSVHEGIPLSILEAMACGRPVVAPRVGGIPEIVSSDAEGCLVDSRRPEDFARVCLQLLGDRRRSIAMGRAARERVQSAFSDRAMADAYRDLYRGLLTGEVR